The Vespula vulgaris chromosome 2, iyVesVulg1.1, whole genome shotgun sequence genome has a segment encoding these proteins:
- the LOC127061427 gene encoding tubulin gamma-1 chain-like, which yields MPCEMITLQLGQCGNQIGFEFWKRLCAEHGISPEGILEDYAIDGTDRKDVFFYQSDDEHYIPRAVLLDLEPRVIHTIMNSPYSKLYNPENIYLSKHGGGAGNNWASGYHQGEKLQEEIFDILDREADGSDSLEGFVLCHSIAGGTGSGMGSFMLESLADRFPKKLIETYSVFPNQDEISDVVVQPYNSLLTLKRLTHCADCVVVLDNTALNRIASDRLHIQNPTFTQINKLVSTIMSVSTTTLRYPSYMNNDLVSLIAPLIPTPRLHFLMTGYTPITTDQEGASVRKTSVLDVMRRLLQPKNMMVSAALDRNASHCYISILNIIQGEVDPTQVHKSLQRIRERKLAQFIPWGPASIQVALSRKSPYIQSTHRVSGLMLANHTNISSLFDRALQQYDKLRKREAFLEQFRKEKMFEDNLDELDSSRAVVEYLVKEYQAATKLDYLTWSPTKEQ from the exons ATGCCATGTGAAATGATAACACTTCAACTTGGCCAATGTGGCAATCAAA TTGGATTTGAATTTTGGAAAAGATTATGTGCAGAGCATGGTATCAGCCCAGAAGGGATATTAGAAGATTATGCTATAGATGGAACTGACCGAAAAGAcgtctttttttatcaatcagATGATGAACATTATATACCAAGAGCCGTTTTATTAGATTTAGAACCTAGAGTAATTCATACCATCATGAATTCTCCATATTCAAAA CTCTATAAtccagaaaatatatatttatcaaaacaTGGTGGAGGAGCTGGTAATAATTGGGCTTCTGGTTATCATCAAGGAGAGAAATtacaagaagaaatttttgatattttagatCGGGAAGCAGATGGAAGTGATAGTTTagaa GGTTTTGTCTTGTGTCACTCTATAGCAGGTGGTACTGGTTCTGGTATGGGATCTTTTATGTTGGAATCTCTTGCAGATCGATTTCCAAAAAAGTTGATTGAAACATATAGTGTTTTTCCAAATCAGGACGAAATAAG CGATGTTGTGGTACAACCATACAATTCTTTGCTAACATTAAAAAGACTAACTCATTGTGCAGATTGCGTTGTTGTCTTAGACAATACAGCATTGAATAGAATTGCATCAGACAGACTACATATACAGAACCCTACTTTCACACAAATTAATAAACTTGTTTCTACAATAATGTCTGTCAGCACCACAACTCTTAG ATATCCTTCATATATGAATAATGATTTAGTTAGTTTAATTGCTCCATTGATACCAACACCACGTCTACACTTTTTAATGACAGGATATACACCTATTACTACAGATCAAGAG GGTGCATCAGTAAGAAAAACGTCTGTTTTGGATGTAATGCGACGTTTATTGCAACCAAAAAATATGATGGTTTCTGCTGCATTAGATAGAAATGCTTCTCATTGTTACATATCTATTTTAAACATTATACAg gGCGAAGTCGATCCCACACAAGTACATAAATCTTTACAAAGAATACGAGAACGGAAGTTAGCACAATTTATACCCTGGGGACCCGCTAGTATACAAGTTGCTCTTTCTAGAAAATCTCCATATATTCAAAGTACACATCGTGTATCAGGTTTAATGTTGGCCAATCATACTAACATATCATCA CTCTTTGATCGAGCCCTACAACAATATGATAAATTACGTAAACGAGAAGCGTTTTTAGAGCAGtttcggaaagaaaaaatgtttgaagACAATCTTGATGAGCTTGATAGTTCAAGAGCTGTAGTTGAATATTTAGTAAAAGAATATCAAGCAGCAACTAAGCTGGATTACTTAACATGGAGTCCAACtaaagaacaataa